Proteins from one Bombus pascuorum chromosome 15, iyBomPasc1.1, whole genome shotgun sequence genomic window:
- the LOC132914459 gene encoding uncharacterized protein LOC132914459 isoform X4, giving the protein MDTQGGMSRNTGPGLYEFLMEAELQQYYPGIRGDLKVQTTAQLKYVTEEDLNAIGMSKPEMRRLKKYFQKHFPQNYLSKFKKMLLPKREEPTTGALTMLPEERQDKPPIRVPNKYMIPADAIIVNKELGTGEFGVVQQGVWTNDGERIQVAIKCLSRERMQNNPIEFLKEAVIMYAIDHEHIVRLYGVVLDTNSLMLVTELAPLRSLLECLKEPSLRTSFPVLSLCDFAVQIADGMQYLEVKRLIHRDLAARNILVFSKNKVKISDFGLSRALGVGKDYYQTNFNVNLKLPIAWCAPECISYLKFTSASDVWAYGVTLWEMFSYGFQPWAALTGHQILEAIDDPNFQRLEQPECCPKEYFSLMQQCWQHEPSKRPKFSELINLLPDLKPEQVQAVQDSTETNQLVYRQGDVITVLDKGSSNTLWKGVLNNGKTGFFNPAHTIAYLGSNLPSNKPGEFTRGDGKNAFSSQRRKIRTDMISSPQGDLKHTGHVGLDGAYFGDIGFLGGKYPHLPRQVVTPYKPQEDVTDNSSQTLNQDTRSVETNRELLRDYRNAQQDVSNKHESLWSDVNSEICHAANSSKQSVPLNVAGNNDTLGADHEYHEISDEENQDSPLRFDKTLNFDFGPSLLAEMDQMFRSLGSSPPPPPPVHPLSTEHESSNVRNELREIQAKQSNKKKQATVSPINWLCSSLQSLSSTVSSIESLGAPSTLKLPLWDKASAEFCFAKSRELLTKPTAWTSYMDIEFDAHILDNAATKQNLVKSTEFLENGNKKGNFNCDSISDINGKLNALQQSRKVSSLSIENSNFDFPREQKRVSTSYVDRYFEQPKYFDDDSALTCPSEKVLYFGEDKYDKINNLEQPNKSVCYSNIQEQGPMAVNKHNQQVAGKFSNCDQSLKDNVTSFEAQCEESTSFDLMKEKSSNFVDFGRSKPIKFDSPRDKMTIMDLGTRPKISSSFSDSSKMNIPEFPKKIDISKSRGGKVPFVPRNPSQEGKSIIYGSTDSIKTNLKVGGGSESPRANAEAMRINIQSFRKIEQDQNGHDAFPFVISNNPLFIAESEKKESPVYSSSESLRVNFQRLRRKSDAEANNQVELSSKLLAEKYQKEVSGLESVKNYLDSKKGQGLNLGLGKLTQNMIQLGKNIAQNSRNIETTTSKSLVTSVRNFDISGQTQTPLRSLNIPIQKPKHLDLNIPLQCQSQISMKLNLTSQKANPPPPSPNLHQHILEPPKLYQNDNTRKELPKTDTLLEKMSTVTNIYRHRTSSLSENRKPPIKNIRRSFHPTNDSSEDSDSISHSETDIRSRLRCKRRHKKLPHNLRLNFKNKSHFLHPETARGFSSIELCGKSPPPSTSFLNSLSPPFSSRNNLLSWPESAPSSSLTFTSNSDLDSDTSSEYPEFTNDLLTFPPSPAP; this is encoded by the exons aCACACAAGGAGGAATGTCCCGCAACACTGGACCTGGTTTGTATGAATTCCTTATGGAAGCAGAGCTCCAGCAATATTATCCTGGGATCCGAG gGGACTTAAAGGTACAGACAACTGCTCAATTGAAATATGTAACGGAGGAGGACTTGAATGCCATTGGAATGAGCAAACCAGAAATGCGTcgtttaaaaaagtattttcagAAACACTTTCCACAAAACTATTTATCTAAATTCAAAAAGATGTTGTTACCAAAACGGGAAGAACCAACCACAGGTGCTTTAACTATGTTACCAGAAGAAAGGCAAGATAAACCACCGATTCGTGTTCCTAATAAGTACATGATACCAGCGGATGCGATCATCGTGAACAAAGAACTAGGGACTGGCGAGTTTGGAGTTGTTCAACAAGGCGTTTGGACAAACGACGGAGAAAGAATACAAGTAGCGATTAAATGTTTGTCACGGGAAAGAATGCAAAATAATCCGATTGAATTCTTGAAAGAAGCAGTCATAATGTATGCGATAGATCACGAGCATATCGTAAGATTGTATGGCGTAGTTTTGGATACAAATTCTTTGATGCTCGTCACGGAGTTAGCACCTCTAAGATCGTTACTAGAATGTCTAAAAGAACCTAGTTTACGTACCAGCTTCCCTGTTCTTTCGTTATGCGACTTTGCTGTGCAAATCGCAGATGGAATGCAATATTTAGAAGTTAAACGACTCATACACAGGGACCTTGCTGCCAGAAATATTCTAGTGTTCTCTAAGAATAAGGTCAAAATATCTGATTTCGGTTTGTCTCGAGCTTTAGGAGTTGGGAAAGACTATTATCAAACGAATTTCAacgtaaatttgaaattgccAATAGCATGGTGTGCTCCAGAATGTATATCGTATTTAAAGTTCACTTCAGCGAGTGATGTATGGGCCTATGGAGTGACTTTATGGGAGATGTTCAGCTATGGTTTTCAACCATGGGCGGCGTTGACAGGTCATCAAATTTTAGAAGCGATAGATGATCCTAATTTTCAAAGATTAGAACAACCAGAGTGTTGCCCGAAGGAGTATTTTTCACTCATGCAACAGTGTTGGCAACACGAGCCATCCAAACGACCAAAGTTCTCTGAGCTGATTAATCTTTTGCCTGACTTGAAACCAGAACAGGTTCAAGCTGTTCAAGATAGTACAGAAACCAATCAACTTGTTTACAGGCAAGGAGATGTTATTACTGTTCTTGACAAAGGAAGTAGTAACACCTTGTGGAAAGGTGTTCTGAATAATGGAAAAACTGGCTTTTTCAATCCTGCTCATACAATAGCATATCTCGGATCTAATTTACCAAGTAACAAGCCAGGTGAATTCACACGTGGTGATGGAAAGAACGCCTTTTCTTCTCAGAGACGAAAGATCCGAACGGACATGATTTCCTCTCCGCAAGGTGATTTGAAACATACTGGCCATGTCGGACTGGATGGAGCTTATTTTGGTGATATTGGCTTCCTTGGTGGCAAATATCCACACTTACCACGACAAGTAGTGACACCATACAAACCACAAGAAGATGTAACGGATAATTCTAGTCAAACTTTGAACCAGGATACGAGAAGCGTGGAGACAAACAGAGAATTATTGAGGGATTATAGAAATGCACAACAGGatgtttcaaataaacatg AAAGTTTGTGGTCAGATGTAAATTCCGAAATATGTCATGCTGCTAATTCAAGTAAACAGTCTGTTCCGTTAAATGTGGCTGGCAATAACGATACTCTCGGAGCGGATCATGAGTATCACGAGATCAGTGATGAAGAAAATCAAGACAGCCCTTTGagattcgataaaactttgaattttgatttcgGCCCAAGTTTGTTGGCCGAAATGGACCAAATGTTTAGATCACTAG gatcttctcctcctccaccacctccagttCATCCCTTATCAACTGAACATGAATCGAGCAACGTTCGAAACGAACTGAGGGAAATACAGGCGAAACAGAGCAATAAGAAGAAACAGGCCACCGTGAGTCCAATAAAT TGGTTGTGTTCAAGTTTGCAATCACTTTCATCCACTGTATCTAGCATAGAATCACTTGGTGCACCATCGACCTTGAAATTACCATTATGGGACAAAGCATCCGCTGAATTCTGCTTCGCAAAATCTAGGGAACTTCTAACTAAACCAACTGCGTGGACTTCCTATATGGACATAGAATTTGACGCACATATTCTTGACAATGCAGCTACGAAACAGAATTTGGTGAAGTCGACGGAATTTCTGGAGAATGGTAACAAGAAAGGCAACTTCAATTGCGATAGCATATCGGACATAAATGGGAAATTAAACGCTCTCCAACAAAGTAGAAAGGTATCCTCTCTTAGCATAGAAAATTCGAACTTCGATTTTCCTCGAGAGCAAAAAAGAGTATCCACTAGCTATGTGGATCGTTATTTCGAACAGCCAAAGTATTTCGACGACGACAGTGCTCTCACATGTCCTAGTGagaaagtattatattttggcGAGGATAAATatgataagataaataatttggAACAGCCAAACAAATCAGTGTGCTATTCGAACATTCAGGAACAAGGTCCCATGGCTGTGAATAAACATAATCAGCAAGTGGCAGGCAAATTTTCTAATTGCGATCAGTCATTGAAAGATAACGTGACAAGTTTTGAAGCACAATGCGAAGAAAGTACCAGCTTCGACTTAATGAAGGAGAAATCCTCgaatttcgtcgattttggacGTAGCAAGCCTATTAAGTTCGATTCACCTAGGGATAAAATGACTATCATGGATTTGGGTACAAGGCCGAAGATTTCTAGTTCTTTCAGTGATTCTTCCAAGATGAACATACCCGAATTTCCTAAGAAGATTGACATATCAAAGTCAAGAGGTGGAAAAGTGCCATTCGTACCTAGAAACCCGAGTCAAGAGGGCAAAAGCATCATTTATGGATCTACAGATAGTATAAAGACTAATTTGAAAGTGGGAGGTGGATCAGAAAGTCCGAGAGCAAATGCGGAAGCTATGAGAATCAATATCCAAAGTTTCCGCAAGATAGAACAGGATCAAAATGGTCACGATGCTTTTCCTTTTGTAATATCCAACAATCCATTGTTTATTGCAGAGTCTGAGAAAAAAGAATCCCCCGTTTACAGCAGCTCAGAGAGCCTGCGTGTCAATTTCCAGCGACTTAGAAGAAAATCAGACGCGGAGGCGAATAATCAAGTGGAACTGAGCAGCAAACTTTTGGCAGAGAAGTATCAGAAAGAAGTGTCAGGTTTGGAGAGCGTGAAAAATTATCTAGATTCGAAGAAAGGTCAGGGATTGAACCTGGGTCTAGGTAAACTGACTCaaaatatgattcaattaGGCAAGAACATTGCGCAAAATTCCAGAAATATAGAAACTACTACGTCAAAATCGTTAGTCACCAGTGTAAGGAATTTTGACATATCTGGCCAAACTCAGACGCCTCTGAGAAGCTTAAATATTCCTATACAAAAGCCTAAACACTTAGATTTGAATATTCCTCTTCAGTGTCAATCACAGATCAGCATGAAACTGAATCTGACTTCGCAGAAAGCAAATCCTCCTCCACCTAGTCCCAATTTGCATCAGCATATTCTGGAGCCACCGAAACTCTATCAGAATGACAATACGAGGAAGGAATTACCCAAGACTGATACACTTTTGGAAAAGATGTCTACAGTTACTAACATATATAGGCACAGAACGTCTTCACTGTCTGAGAACAGGAAGCCacctattaaaaatataaggaGATCCTTTCATCCTACCAATGATTCTAGCGAGGATTCAGATTCTATTTCTCACTCAGAAACAGACATACGGAGCCGTTTGCGTTGTAAGCGCCGCCATAAGAAGCTTCCACATAACCTGCGATTGAATTTCAAGAATAAAAGCCATTTTTTGCATCCAGAGACTGCCAGGGGATTCTCGTCGATAGAACTTTGCGGAAAATCACCGCCTCCATCGACGAGCTTTTTGAATTCACTATCACCACCTTTCTCTTCAAGAAATAACCTGCTTTCTTGGCCAGAAAGTGCTCCCAGTTCGAGTCTGACATTCACTAGCAACTCTGATCTGGATTCTGATACTAGCTCAGAGTATCCGGAGTTTACGAACGACCTACTGACCTTTCCGCCATCCCCTGCCCCATAA
- the LOC132914459 gene encoding uncharacterized protein LOC132914459 isoform X2 encodes MDTQGGMSRNTGPGLYEFLMEAELQQYYPGIRGDLKVQTTAQLKYVTEEDLNAIGMSKPEMRRLKKYFQKHFPQNYLSKFKKMLLPKREEPTTGALTMLPEERQDKPPIRVPNKYMIPADAIIVNKELGTGEFGVVQQGVWTNDGERIQVAIKCLSRERMQNNPIEFLKEAVIMYAIDHEHIVRLYGVVLDTNSLMLVTELAPLRSLLECLKEPSLRTSFPVLSLCDFAVQIADGMQYLEVKRLIHRDLAARNILVFSKNKVKISDFGLSRALGVGKDYYQTNFNVNLKLPIAWCAPECISYLKFTSASDVWAYGVTLWEMFSYGFQPWAALTGHQILEAIDDPNFQRLEQPECCPKEYFSLMQQCWQHEPSKRPKFSELINLLPDLKPEQVQAVQDSTETNQLVYRQGDVITVLDKGSSNTLWKGVLNNGKTGFFNPAHTIAYLGSNLPSNKPGEFTRGDGKNAFSSQRRKIRTDMISSPQGDLKHTGHVGLDGAYFGDIGFLGGKYPHLPRQVVTPYKPQEDVTDNSSQTLNQDTRSVETNRELLRDYRNAQQDVSNKHESLWSDVNSEICHAANSSKQSVPLNVAGNNDTLGADHEYHEISDEENQDSPLRFDKTLNFDFGPSLLAEMDQMFRSLGSSPPPPPPVHPLSTEHESSNVRNELREIQAKQSNKKKQATVKPISAADQKTLYSAIAMAQELTARSMTDLEHPPESPRTPASPSRRRKFSFKLPHQHSPKPDRRHFSEEAASIPDIQWLCSSLQSLSSTVSSIESLGAPSTLKLPLWDKASAEFCFAKSRELLTKPTAWTSYMDIEFDAHILDNAATKQNLVKSTEFLENGNKKGNFNCDSISDINGKLNALQQSRKVSSLSIENSNFDFPREQKRVSTSYVDRYFEQPKYFDDDSALTCPSEKVLYFGEDKYDKINNLEQPNKSVCYSNIQEQGPMAVNKHNQQVAGKFSNCDQSLKDNVTSFEAQCEESTSFDLMKEKSSNFVDFGRSKPIKFDSPRDKMTIMDLGTRPKISSSFSDSSKMNIPEFPKKIDISKSRGGKVPFVPRNPSQEGKSIIYGSTDSIKTNLKVGGGSESPRANAEAMRINIQSFRKIEQDQNGHDAFPFVISNNPLFIAESEKKESPVYSSSESLRVNFQRLRRKSDAEANNQVELSSKLLAEKYQKEVSGLESVKNYLDSKKGQGLNLGLGKLTQNMIQLGKNIAQNSRNIETTTSKSLVTSVRNFDISGQTQTPLRSLNIPIQKPKHLDLNIPLQCQSQISMKLNLTSQKANPPPPSPNLHQHILEPPKLYQNDNTRKELPKTDTLLEKMSTVTNIYRHRTSSLSENRKPPIKNIRRSFHPTNDSSEDSDSISHSETDIRSRLRCKRRHKKLPHNLRLNFKNKSHFLHPETARGFSSIELCGKSPPPSTSFLNSLSPPFSSRNNLLSWPESAPSSSLTFTSNSDLDSDTSSEYPEFTNDLLTFPPSPAP; translated from the exons aCACACAAGGAGGAATGTCCCGCAACACTGGACCTGGTTTGTATGAATTCCTTATGGAAGCAGAGCTCCAGCAATATTATCCTGGGATCCGAG gGGACTTAAAGGTACAGACAACTGCTCAATTGAAATATGTAACGGAGGAGGACTTGAATGCCATTGGAATGAGCAAACCAGAAATGCGTcgtttaaaaaagtattttcagAAACACTTTCCACAAAACTATTTATCTAAATTCAAAAAGATGTTGTTACCAAAACGGGAAGAACCAACCACAGGTGCTTTAACTATGTTACCAGAAGAAAGGCAAGATAAACCACCGATTCGTGTTCCTAATAAGTACATGATACCAGCGGATGCGATCATCGTGAACAAAGAACTAGGGACTGGCGAGTTTGGAGTTGTTCAACAAGGCGTTTGGACAAACGACGGAGAAAGAATACAAGTAGCGATTAAATGTTTGTCACGGGAAAGAATGCAAAATAATCCGATTGAATTCTTGAAAGAAGCAGTCATAATGTATGCGATAGATCACGAGCATATCGTAAGATTGTATGGCGTAGTTTTGGATACAAATTCTTTGATGCTCGTCACGGAGTTAGCACCTCTAAGATCGTTACTAGAATGTCTAAAAGAACCTAGTTTACGTACCAGCTTCCCTGTTCTTTCGTTATGCGACTTTGCTGTGCAAATCGCAGATGGAATGCAATATTTAGAAGTTAAACGACTCATACACAGGGACCTTGCTGCCAGAAATATTCTAGTGTTCTCTAAGAATAAGGTCAAAATATCTGATTTCGGTTTGTCTCGAGCTTTAGGAGTTGGGAAAGACTATTATCAAACGAATTTCAacgtaaatttgaaattgccAATAGCATGGTGTGCTCCAGAATGTATATCGTATTTAAAGTTCACTTCAGCGAGTGATGTATGGGCCTATGGAGTGACTTTATGGGAGATGTTCAGCTATGGTTTTCAACCATGGGCGGCGTTGACAGGTCATCAAATTTTAGAAGCGATAGATGATCCTAATTTTCAAAGATTAGAACAACCAGAGTGTTGCCCGAAGGAGTATTTTTCACTCATGCAACAGTGTTGGCAACACGAGCCATCCAAACGACCAAAGTTCTCTGAGCTGATTAATCTTTTGCCTGACTTGAAACCAGAACAGGTTCAAGCTGTTCAAGATAGTACAGAAACCAATCAACTTGTTTACAGGCAAGGAGATGTTATTACTGTTCTTGACAAAGGAAGTAGTAACACCTTGTGGAAAGGTGTTCTGAATAATGGAAAAACTGGCTTTTTCAATCCTGCTCATACAATAGCATATCTCGGATCTAATTTACCAAGTAACAAGCCAGGTGAATTCACACGTGGTGATGGAAAGAACGCCTTTTCTTCTCAGAGACGAAAGATCCGAACGGACATGATTTCCTCTCCGCAAGGTGATTTGAAACATACTGGCCATGTCGGACTGGATGGAGCTTATTTTGGTGATATTGGCTTCCTTGGTGGCAAATATCCACACTTACCACGACAAGTAGTGACACCATACAAACCACAAGAAGATGTAACGGATAATTCTAGTCAAACTTTGAACCAGGATACGAGAAGCGTGGAGACAAACAGAGAATTATTGAGGGATTATAGAAATGCACAACAGGatgtttcaaataaacatg AAAGTTTGTGGTCAGATGTAAATTCCGAAATATGTCATGCTGCTAATTCAAGTAAACAGTCTGTTCCGTTAAATGTGGCTGGCAATAACGATACTCTCGGAGCGGATCATGAGTATCACGAGATCAGTGATGAAGAAAATCAAGACAGCCCTTTGagattcgataaaactttgaattttgatttcgGCCCAAGTTTGTTGGCCGAAATGGACCAAATGTTTAGATCACTAG gatcttctcctcctccaccacctccagttCATCCCTTATCAACTGAACATGAATCGAGCAACGTTCGAAACGAACTGAGGGAAATACAGGCGAAACAGAGCAATAAGAAGAAACAGGCCACC GTGAAGCCTATCTCAGCTGCCGATCAGAAAACTCTCTACTCAGCCATTGCTATGGCACAGGAATTGACAGCACGTTCCATGACAGACCTTGAACATCCACCGGAGTCTCCCCGAACACCTGCCAGTCCTTCAAGACGCAGAAAGTTCTCTTTTAAGTTGCCACATCAACACAGTCCCAAACCAGACAGACGACACTTTTCAGAAGAAGCTGCCAGTATACCTGACATACAG TGGTTGTGTTCAAGTTTGCAATCACTTTCATCCACTGTATCTAGCATAGAATCACTTGGTGCACCATCGACCTTGAAATTACCATTATGGGACAAAGCATCCGCTGAATTCTGCTTCGCAAAATCTAGGGAACTTCTAACTAAACCAACTGCGTGGACTTCCTATATGGACATAGAATTTGACGCACATATTCTTGACAATGCAGCTACGAAACAGAATTTGGTGAAGTCGACGGAATTTCTGGAGAATGGTAACAAGAAAGGCAACTTCAATTGCGATAGCATATCGGACATAAATGGGAAATTAAACGCTCTCCAACAAAGTAGAAAGGTATCCTCTCTTAGCATAGAAAATTCGAACTTCGATTTTCCTCGAGAGCAAAAAAGAGTATCCACTAGCTATGTGGATCGTTATTTCGAACAGCCAAAGTATTTCGACGACGACAGTGCTCTCACATGTCCTAGTGagaaagtattatattttggcGAGGATAAATatgataagataaataatttggAACAGCCAAACAAATCAGTGTGCTATTCGAACATTCAGGAACAAGGTCCCATGGCTGTGAATAAACATAATCAGCAAGTGGCAGGCAAATTTTCTAATTGCGATCAGTCATTGAAAGATAACGTGACAAGTTTTGAAGCACAATGCGAAGAAAGTACCAGCTTCGACTTAATGAAGGAGAAATCCTCgaatttcgtcgattttggacGTAGCAAGCCTATTAAGTTCGATTCACCTAGGGATAAAATGACTATCATGGATTTGGGTACAAGGCCGAAGATTTCTAGTTCTTTCAGTGATTCTTCCAAGATGAACATACCCGAATTTCCTAAGAAGATTGACATATCAAAGTCAAGAGGTGGAAAAGTGCCATTCGTACCTAGAAACCCGAGTCAAGAGGGCAAAAGCATCATTTATGGATCTACAGATAGTATAAAGACTAATTTGAAAGTGGGAGGTGGATCAGAAAGTCCGAGAGCAAATGCGGAAGCTATGAGAATCAATATCCAAAGTTTCCGCAAGATAGAACAGGATCAAAATGGTCACGATGCTTTTCCTTTTGTAATATCCAACAATCCATTGTTTATTGCAGAGTCTGAGAAAAAAGAATCCCCCGTTTACAGCAGCTCAGAGAGCCTGCGTGTCAATTTCCAGCGACTTAGAAGAAAATCAGACGCGGAGGCGAATAATCAAGTGGAACTGAGCAGCAAACTTTTGGCAGAGAAGTATCAGAAAGAAGTGTCAGGTTTGGAGAGCGTGAAAAATTATCTAGATTCGAAGAAAGGTCAGGGATTGAACCTGGGTCTAGGTAAACTGACTCaaaatatgattcaattaGGCAAGAACATTGCGCAAAATTCCAGAAATATAGAAACTACTACGTCAAAATCGTTAGTCACCAGTGTAAGGAATTTTGACATATCTGGCCAAACTCAGACGCCTCTGAGAAGCTTAAATATTCCTATACAAAAGCCTAAACACTTAGATTTGAATATTCCTCTTCAGTGTCAATCACAGATCAGCATGAAACTGAATCTGACTTCGCAGAAAGCAAATCCTCCTCCACCTAGTCCCAATTTGCATCAGCATATTCTGGAGCCACCGAAACTCTATCAGAATGACAATACGAGGAAGGAATTACCCAAGACTGATACACTTTTGGAAAAGATGTCTACAGTTACTAACATATATAGGCACAGAACGTCTTCACTGTCTGAGAACAGGAAGCCacctattaaaaatataaggaGATCCTTTCATCCTACCAATGATTCTAGCGAGGATTCAGATTCTATTTCTCACTCAGAAACAGACATACGGAGCCGTTTGCGTTGTAAGCGCCGCCATAAGAAGCTTCCACATAACCTGCGATTGAATTTCAAGAATAAAAGCCATTTTTTGCATCCAGAGACTGCCAGGGGATTCTCGTCGATAGAACTTTGCGGAAAATCACCGCCTCCATCGACGAGCTTTTTGAATTCACTATCACCACCTTTCTCTTCAAGAAATAACCTGCTTTCTTGGCCAGAAAGTGCTCCCAGTTCGAGTCTGACATTCACTAGCAACTCTGATCTGGATTCTGATACTAGCTCAGAGTATCCGGAGTTTACGAACGACCTACTGACCTTTCCGCCATCCCCTGCCCCATAA